From Pungitius pungitius chromosome 9, fPunPun2.1, whole genome shotgun sequence, one genomic window encodes:
- the LOC119217398 gene encoding adhesion G protein-coupled receptor L1-like isoform X3 — translation MAVSLWFLAVCVFALAHVTPSSQAAMSRAAMPFGLLRRELACEGYPIELRCPGSDVVMVETANYGRTDDKICDADPFQMENTQCYLPDALKIMAQRCNNRTQCVVVAGVDVFPDPCPGTYKYLEIQYECVPYKVDQKVFVCPGSLLSIQPASSLLEAEHQSGAWCKDPLQAGDRLYVMPWTPYRTEVLYEYASWDDYRQNRVTTTYKLPSRVDGTGFVVYDGAVFYNKERTRNLVKYDLRTRIKSGEAVVVNANYHDTSPYRWGGKSDIDLAVDENGLWVIYSTEANNGRIVVSQVNPYTLRFEGTWATGFDKRGASNAFMACGVLYAVRSVFQDDEGQAEGRVGSDMVIYAYDTSRGQELPVQIPFPNPYQYISSIDYNPRDNQLYVWNNYYVLRYPLQFTPPPPTKGPLSSLMTTVRSYTATVSLTPVRPSASHPIGVINRGPFDQRPITAMVPLTPRPPLRVPLAPGAAGQVGGCEGRVARGVQWPPTLKGENVERPCPKGSLGIASYQCIQSPVGWSSRGPDLSNCTSPWVSQIAQKIKSGENAANIAGELVNLTRGRIYAGDVSMSVKLIEQLLDILDSQLQALRPANKESAARNYNKLQKRERTCRAYVQAVVQTVDNLLGPEALVSWADMSSVDQSRSASLLLDAVEKGAFLLANNLYEGRFSDRAPNVDLEVYVLNTEADIQDLTFPHSYDSDSILQISALALQQYSNNGQVKLVLSLYKNLGSFLTTQNSTLRLGLGLGQGAEARRRSLVVNSHVISASVHRGSNRVYLSEPVIFTLRHLLLENHSGPNCSFWNGTGVSGNGRWSTQGCRLLHTNNTHTTCACNHLSSYAVLMTYQQPAFGVGVEELLVYVVSWVGISVALVCLATCLTTLCCQGAPWHTDHSTIHCNLWANLLITELLFLVGANKTQYTVVCSIIAGLLHFSLLSVFCWLCLEGVELYLLQREVFEGRNSRRKYFYLCGYSIPGLVVAVSAAIDFRGYGSKTACWLRTDNYFIWSFLGPVGVIITLNLIVLVMTLHKMHSTAALKPDSSRHDNLRAWAVGSLTLLFLQSVTWSSGLMFLCAPSLILAYLFSSLNTAQGLLITILHCTLARKGQKDYGRCLRLSQCCATSSFSSPDSVKGAALRSNSRYTSSQSRRATANRQSRIRRMWNDTVRRQTESSFIAADVNNTPTLNRAALGNHFLTNPVLQTHAGASPYDTMLAQGYNQPFASTGTFRTKHKGGVSQSQESCGLDSVCLNGGYTPNTFTLHGLGTTPGSRAGVVGSTDLLREGGVGIGGDDISPALLTPHGATDLGGGGGMRRNLSDAAALEKMIISELVQSNLRPSVAMPVPPERYGSLARPQHHDRAALTHTATLTRHAQQPQEGWASTMQPNARHNAQEAWAHTRHHTTDAEAHPAARGQDHAAAPRLQDGWSHSRVPGDSEPREPLKDGDRSLQGTLSRRGLQDRQQARPPDVQARPYSTLSRTPATLSRHRGAGDPGAAAERERERDRERYRDRPLPPPPPPPPQESESLYKALEEPLLMKQREPGVEAWRCGQDREKDETFLLKREEMMDEWRAGNERGRDESFTSQTREEEMDEWRAGMERGREESHLLEKRSGRMEVWRGETNQDGTFITQKNDFGIDGWRGGMDRENDQSLFLKDRDGWRAGIERESEKQKDRALDVWRGGIDIDRDESFLFESKDGGLDGRKRGKDRGSLRYHGEREDSDSFALPLTPDLDLDTDSSPVYAQDLNPSPLYPGERRSPPLGIFPRGSPPTNIFAPRETNSPPNNLYSRHSPQVYSRSSSPPRFYTRNSPPTLSYPDSSPEGPEELSSPIGQPQRPALELPYSLGRPPLGPRPNHLQTFYQPPPMASNGEAAYAAEPTSEGEDGQMQRVTSL, via the exons ATGGCTGTGTCACTGTGGTTCCTcgcggtgtgtgtgttcgcCCTGGCTCATGTCACGCCTTCAAGCCAAG CAGCCATGTCCCGGGCCGCCATGCCGTTCGGGCTGCTGCGCAGGGAGCTGGCGTGTGAGGGGTATCCCATAGAGCTGCGCTGCCCAGGAAGCGATGTGGTGATGGTGGAGACCGCCAACTACGGACGCACCGACGACAAGATCTGTGACGCAGACCCGTTCCAAATGGAGAACACGCAGTGTTACCTCCCTGACGCCCTCAAGATCATGGCCCAGAG GTGTAACAACAGGACTCAGTGTGTGGTGGTCGCTGGGGTCGACGTCTTCCCTGACCCGTGTCCTGGCACATACAAGTACCTGGAGATCCAGTACGAGTGCGTCCCTTACA AAGTGGACCAAAAAG TTTTCGTGTGTCCCGGCTCGTTGCTCAGCATCCAGCCGGCCTCCTCGCTCCTGGAGGCGGAGCATCAGTCGGGGGCGTGGTGTAAGGACCCGCTTCAGGCTGGTGACAGGCTGTACGTCATGCCGTGGACGCCATACAGGACTGAGGTTCTGTACGAGTACGCCTCCTGGGACGACTACCGCCAAAACAGGGTCACCACCACCTATAA GTTGCCCAGCCGCGTGGACGGGACGGGCTTCGTGGTGTATGACGGCGCCGTCTTTTACAACAAGGAGCGGACGCGCAATCTGGTCAAATATGACCTGCGGACGCGCATCAAGAGCGGGGAGGCAGTGGTGGTCAATGCCAACTACCACGACACCTCCCCTTACCGCTGGGGAGGGAAGTCAGACATTGATCTGGCAGTAGACGAGAACGGCCTATGGGTGATCTACTCTACTGAAGCCAATAATGGACGCATCGTGGTCAGCCAG GTGAACCCGTACACCCTGCGCTTTGAAGGAACGTGGGCGACCGGCTTCGACAAGCGCGGGGCGAGCAACGCCTTCATGGCCTGCGGGGTGCTGTACGCCGTGCGCTCCGTCTTCCAGGATGACGAGGGGCAGGCAGAGGGCCGCGTTGGCAGCGACATGGTGATCTACGCCTACGACACCAGCCGCGGACAGGAGCTGCCCGTTCAAATACCGTTCCCCAACCCTTACCAGTACATCTCCTCCATCGACTACAACCCCAGAGACAACCAGCTGTATGTGTGGAACAACTACTACGTGCTGAGATACCCGCTGCAGTTCACACCGCCACCGCCCACTAAAG GTCCTCTCTCGTCCCTGATGACCACCGTCCGCTCCTACACGGCCACTGTCTCGTTGACCCCCGTGCGGCCGTCGGCCTCTCACCCCATCGGCGTCATCAACCGAGGGCCCTTTGACCAGCGGCCGATCACAGCCATGGTCCCTCTGACCCCACGCCCTCCTCTGCGCGTCCCCTTGGCTCCGGGGGCCGCCGGTCAGGTGGGCGGGTGTGAGGGCCGGGTGGCACGAGGGGTGCAGTGGCCGCCCACGCTCAAGGGCGAGAACGTGGAGAGGCCCTGCCCAAAAGGGTCACTAG GTATCGCTTCCTATCAGTGTATCCAGTCTCCGGTGGGCTGGAGCTCCAGAGGGCCTGACCTTTCCAACTGCACCTCTCCCTGGGTCAGCCAAATTGCACAGAAG ATTAAGAGCGGAGAGAATGCGGCCAACATCGCTGGGGAGTTGGTCAACTTGACCCGGGGACGGATCTACGCCGGTGATGTCAGCATGTCCGTCAAGCTGATTGAGCAGCTATTGGACATCCTGGACTCCCAGCTGCAGGCCTTGAGACCAGCCAATAAAGAGTCAGCAGCGCGCAATTACAACAAG CTGCAGAAGAGGGAACGCACATGCAGAGCTTATGTTCAG gcGGTTGTTCAGACGGTGGATAACCTGTTGGGTCCTGAGGCTCTGGTGTCCTGGGCTGACATGAGCAGTGTTGACCAGTCCCGCTCAGCTTCGCTCTTACTCGACGCGGTGGAGAAAGGAGCATTTCTATTGGCAAACAATCTGTACGAAGGCCGCTTCAGTGACAGGGCACCAAATGTCG ACCTGGAGGTGTACGTACTGAACACAGAGGCGGACATACAGGACCTGACGTTCCCTCACTCCTACGACAGCGACAGCATCTTGCAGATATCAGCACTGGCTCTGCAACAGTACAGCAACAATG GCCAAGTGAAGCTGGTCCTCTCCCTCTATAAGAACCTGGGCTCCTTCCTGACTACCCAGAACTCCACCCTGCGGCTGGGATTGGGTCTGGGCCAGGGAGCGGAGGCCAGGCGTCGGAGCCTGGTGGTCAACTCCCATGTCATCTCCGCCTCGGTGCACCGAGGGTCCAACAGAGTGTACCTCTCCGAGCCAGTGATCTTCACTCTCAGGCACCTGCTG CTGGAGAACCACTCGGGGCCCAACTGCTCTTTCTGGAACGGAACCGGTGTTTCTGGGAATGGCCGGTGGTCCACACAGGGCTGCCGTCTGTTACAcactaacaacacacacactacctgtGCCTGCAACCACCTTTCCAGCTACGCCGTCCTCATGACATATCAACAACCCGCT TTTGGGGTGGGTGTGGAAGAGCTTCTCGTCTACGTGGTGTCCTGGGTTGGCATCTCTGTAGCGCTGGTGTGTTTGGCCACCTGCCTTACCACCCTGTGCTGCCAGGGGGCGCCCTGGCACACGGACCACAGCACCATCCACTGCAACCTGTGGGCCAACCTGCTCATCACTGAACTGCTGTTCCTCGTTGGTGCCAACAAGACACAGTATACA GTTGTGTGCTCCATCATTGCCGGCCTGTTGCACTTCTCGCTGCTCTCGGTATTTTGCTGGTTGTGCCTGGAGGGGGTGGAACTGTACTTGCTGCAGCGGGAGGTGTTTGAGGGTCGTAACTCCAGGAGGAAGTATTTCTACCTGTGTGGCTACTCTATTCCTGGGCTGGTGGTGGCCGTCTCTGCAGCCATTGACTTCAGAGGCTATGGCTCAAAAACTGC atgttggCTTCGAACAGACAATTACTTTATCTGGAGTTTCCTTGGACCGGTTGGTGTCATCATTACG TTGAACTTAATTGTCCTAGTGATGACTTTGCATAAGATGCACAGCACTGCCGCTTTGAAGCCAGACTCCAGTCGCCATGACAACCTGAG GgcgtgggcggtgggctccctgacGCTGCTCTTCCTGCAGAGCGTCACCTGGTCCTCGGGCCTGATGTTCCTGTGCGCTCCGTCTCTCATCCTGGCgtacctcttctcctccctgaacACGGCCCAGGGCCTCCTCATCACCATACTGCACTGCACCCTTGCCAGGAAG GGCCAGAAGGACTACGGCCGATGCCTGCGCCTCTCGCAGTGCTGCGCGACCTCCTCTTTCAGCTCGCCGGACTCGGTGAAGGGCGCTGCCCTGCGCTCCAACAGCCGCTACACCAGCAGCCAGAGCCGCAGAGCCACCGCCAACAGACAG AGTCGTATCAGGAGGATGTGGAATGACACCGTCCGCAGACAGACTGAATCGTCTTTCATCGCCGCAGACGTCAACAACACACCAACTCTTAACCGAG CTGCTTTGGGGAATCATTTCCTGACAAACCCGGTGTTGCAGACTCATGCCGGAGCCTCCCCGTATGACACAATGCTGGCCCAAGGGTACAACCAACCCTTCGCCTCCACAG GAACCTTCAGAACCAAGCACA AAGGTGGAGTGTCCCAGAGCCAGGAGTCCTGTGGCTTGGACAGCGTGTGTCTCAACGGAGGCTACACGCCCAACACCTTCACCCTGCACGGTCTGGGAACCACACCCGGATCCCGAGCCGGAGTGGTGGGCAGCACGGACCTTCTGCGGGAGGGAGGAGTCGGTATAGGAGGAGACGACATCTCCCCGGCCCTCCTCACCCCACACGGGGCCACCGATCTGGGCGGCGGTGGCGGAATGCGTCGTAACCTGTCTGACGCAGCCGCGCTGGAAAAGATGATCATCTCCGAGCTGGTGCAGAGCAACCTGAGGCCCTCGGTCGCCATGCCCGTCCCTCCCGAGCGCTACGGGAGCCTGGCCCGGCCGCAGCATCACGACCGGGCCGCCCTCACGCACACGGCCACGTTGACTCGACACGCGCAGCAGCCCCAAGAGGGCTGGGCGTCCACCATGCAGCCCAACGCACGCCACAACGCACAGGAGGCCTGGGCGcacacgcgccaccacaccacAGACGCCGAGGCGCATCCCGCCGCGCGCGGGCAAGACCACGCCGCGGCGCCGCGCCTGCAGGACGGCTGGTCGCACTCTCGGGTCCCCGGGGACTCCGAGCCCCGCGAGCCGCTGAAAGACGGGGACAGGTCGCTGCAAGGCACGCTGAGTCGCCGCGGGCTGCAGGACAGGCAGCAGGCGCGGCCCCCGGACGTCCAGGCGCGGCCCTACTCCACCCTCAGCCGCACGCCCGCCACCTTATCGCGGCACCGCGGCGCAGGCGACCCGGGCGCGGCGGccgagagagaacgagagagggACAGGGAGCGCTACCGGGACAGgcccctcccgcctcctcctcctccgcccccacAAGAGTCTGAGTCCCTTTACAAGGCGTTGGAAGAGCCCCTGCTGATGAAACAGAGGGAGCCAGGTGTAGAAGCGTGGAGATGTGGccaagacagagagaaggacgaGACGTTTCtcctgaaaagagaagaaatgatGGACGAATGGAGGGCAGGAaacgagagagggagggatgagtCGTTTACCTCTCAAacaagagaggaagagatggacgAATGGAGAGCTGgaatggagagagggagggaggaatctCATCTGCTGGAGAAGAGAAGTGGAAGGATGGAAGTGTGGCGGGGGGAGACAAACCAGGACGGCACTTTTATAACACAGAAGAACGACTTTGGGATTGATGGATGGAGAGGCGGGATGGACAGAGAAAATGACCAATCCTTGTTTTTAAAGgacagagatggatggagagcagGGATCGAACGGGAGAGCGAGAAGCAGAAGGACAGAGCGCTGGATGTGTGGAGAGGAGGAATCGATATAGACAGGGACGAATCTTTCCTGTTCGAGAGCAAAGATGGCGGCCTTGACGGGAGGAAAAGAGGCAAAGATAGAGGGTCTCTTCGGTATCACGGCGAACGAGAAGATTCTGACAGCTTCGCTCTACCTTTGACCCCCGACCTTGACCTCGACACTGACTCCTCACCTGTCTACGCTCAAGATTTAAACCCCTCCCCACTCTACCCGGGAGAGCGACGCTCGCCTCCGCTCGGCATCTTCCCCCGAGGCTCTCCGCCAACGAACATCTTCGCCCCCCGAGAAACCAACTCGCCGCCAAACAACCTCTACTCGCGCCACTCCCCCCAGGTGTACAGCCGAAGCAGCTCCCCTCCCCGCTTCTACACACGCAACTCCCCCCCGACCCTCTCGTACCCGGACAGCAGCCCCGAAGGTCCAGAAGAGCTCAGCAGCCCCATTGGCCAGCCTCAGCGGCCGGCCCTGGAACTGCCCTACAGCTTGGGGCGGCCCCCGCTGGGCCCGCGGCCCAATCACCTGCAGACCTTCTACCAGCCTCCGCCGATGGCGTCCAACGGAGAGGCAGCGTACGCGGCAGAGCCCACATCGGAGGGGGAGGACGGACAGATGCAGCGGGTGACGAGCCTGTGA